A single region of the Cherax quadricarinatus isolate ZL_2023a chromosome 11, ASM3850222v1, whole genome shotgun sequence genome encodes:
- the LOC128687591 gene encoding uncharacterized protein has translation MKRCVPSFSLRGMPLVLLISLVCVVGVMGMPQDSSTETDDDYNDPGAPLDDDTNTSGDGEDGARHKRHYPVKFCRGVPPYSPFWTPGLDHWCKVNCAKGNCNYKRCVC, from the exons ATGAAGCGCTGTGTCCCATCCTTCTCCCTGCGGGGGATGCCCCTGGTGCTGTTAATAtcgttggtgtgtgtggtgggcgtgATGGGTATGCCTCAGGACAGTTCTACTGAGACG GATGATGACTACAATGACCCAGGAGCACCTCTGGATGACGATACCAACACCTCAGGAGAC GGCGAGGATGGGGCCAGACACAAGCGACACTATCCTGTCAAATTCTGCCGTGGTGTGCCCCCTTACTCACCCTTCTGGACCCCTGGGCTGGACCACTGGTGTAAGGTGAACTGTGCTAAGGGCAACTGTAACTACAAGCGCTGTGTGTGCTAA